In Frankiales bacterium, a genomic segment contains:
- a CDS encoding pilus assembly protein, giving the protein MRDHQRAQHRPRHARGDGGSASLEIAILGPVLLLLVFVIVQGGLWFYARNLAMAAAQEGATAGAAYHAPTGAGSARARAFLNEQAADSLTATTVSSSGSTPTLIRIQVTGRSLSVLPGLPGLPVTQTAESPVERFTTDLNP; this is encoded by the coding sequence GTGCGCGATCACCAGCGAGCCCAGCACCGCCCCCGACACGCGCGCGGGGACGGCGGATCGGCGAGCCTGGAGATCGCGATCCTCGGCCCCGTCCTACTACTCCTGGTCTTCGTGATCGTGCAGGGCGGCCTCTGGTTCTACGCCCGCAACCTCGCGATGGCCGCCGCCCAAGAAGGGGCCACCGCGGGCGCCGCCTACCACGCCCCCACGGGAGCCGGATCCGCTCGAGCCCGAGCCTTCCTGAACGAACAGGCGGCAGACAGCCTCACCGCAACGACCGTGAGCAGCTCGGGGTCAACGCCGACCCTGATCCGCATCCAAGTCACCGGCAGATCCCTGTCGGTACTGCCCGGCCTCCCGGGACTGCCCGTCACGCAGACCGCCGAGTCACCGGTCGAACGCTTCACCACGGACCTCAACCCATGA
- a CDS encoding ATP/GTP-binding protein translates to MITVEGPGTSPSPSPGGGSGSGGTPACVVPNTHEAVPCYDANWGWWSNSQGCYFKAAAPQPPATDPVWNGHYPNGQVYVATCLGGGGIGGGWVWLPNPPDGYGPTVSPATLAQRALDTMRLDGPVIGMAPPAGKTGLVGLPVWMWTTVSPSTWGPTSASASIPGLTVSATAQAVRIVWDMGDGHTVTCDGPGTPFTSSSPSTSSPTCGHTYVRSSASMPGALYPVTATTTWRVAWSGGGQSGVLTVTRVSRTSVRIGELQVLTS, encoded by the coding sequence GTGATCACAGTGGAGGGCCCGGGAACGTCTCCGTCGCCATCCCCAGGCGGCGGCAGCGGTAGTGGCGGGACGCCCGCTTGCGTCGTCCCCAACACGCATGAGGCGGTTCCCTGCTACGACGCCAATTGGGGCTGGTGGAGCAACTCTCAGGGCTGCTACTTCAAGGCCGCAGCGCCGCAGCCGCCCGCGACGGATCCCGTGTGGAACGGCCACTACCCGAACGGTCAGGTGTACGTCGCAACGTGCCTTGGTGGCGGCGGAATTGGTGGGGGCTGGGTGTGGCTGCCGAACCCGCCTGACGGGTACGGGCCGACCGTGTCACCCGCGACATTGGCGCAGCGGGCGCTGGACACGATGCGGCTGGATGGCCCGGTGATCGGAATGGCCCCGCCGGCGGGGAAGACCGGACTCGTAGGGCTTCCGGTCTGGATGTGGACGACCGTGTCGCCGTCGACGTGGGGTCCGACCTCGGCATCAGCGTCCATCCCCGGCCTGACCGTGTCGGCGACCGCGCAGGCCGTGCGCATCGTGTGGGACATGGGCGACGGTCACACGGTCACGTGCGACGGCCCGGGCACTCCGTTCACGTCGTCGTCGCCGTCCACGTCGTCGCCGACATGCGGGCACACCTACGTGCGGTCGTCGGCGTCGATGCCCGGCGCGTTGTACCCGGTCACCGCGACGACGACGTGGCGCGTGGCCTGGTCCGGCGGCGGGCAGTCGGGCGTGTTGACGGTGACGCGAGTGTCGCGCACGAGCGTGCGCATCGGTGAGCTGCAGGTGCTGACGTCCTGA
- a CDS encoding flagellar biosynthesis protein FlgA, which translates to MATVMNGSAPAESTASRPMPTAPRVVAPKSRRRPALLALGVALVALGALMTAWLVSSAGQHTPVLVLAHDVPFGATVSESDLAVTDVSVDSSVAVVPAADESSVVGMTAATNLPAGTLLSRSSLTTAAPPAAGQLLVGLAVPANRMPAGGLVAGDRILVVDTPAADADPPTGPPSTISATVVRVGSADLNGVSVVDVTVATGDGPALAARAATGRIAVVVEPRAS; encoded by the coding sequence ATGGCCACGGTGATGAACGGCTCTGCCCCGGCGGAGTCGACCGCGTCTCGACCGATGCCGACCGCCCCGCGTGTAGTGGCCCCGAAGTCCCGACGCCGTCCAGCCCTTCTGGCACTCGGCGTGGCCCTTGTTGCGCTTGGCGCACTGATGACCGCTTGGCTGGTCAGCTCCGCGGGCCAGCACACGCCCGTCCTCGTGCTCGCTCATGACGTGCCGTTCGGGGCGACCGTGTCGGAGTCGGACCTGGCCGTGACCGACGTGTCCGTCGACTCGAGCGTCGCGGTCGTCCCGGCCGCGGACGAGTCGTCGGTGGTCGGGATGACCGCCGCGACGAACCTGCCTGCGGGGACGCTGCTGTCGCGGTCGTCGCTGACCACGGCCGCGCCGCCTGCGGCGGGCCAGCTGCTGGTCGGTCTCGCTGTCCCGGCCAATCGGATGCCGGCGGGCGGCCTGGTGGCCGGCGACCGGATCCTGGTCGTGGATACCCCCGCGGCGGACGCGGACCCGCCCACCGGACCGCCGTCGACGATCTCGGCGACCGTGGTCCGAGTCGGGTCGGCCGACCTCAACGGTGTCTCCGTGGTCGACGTGACGGTCGCGACTGGCGACGGCCCGGCCTTGGCGGCGCGGGCGGCTACCGGTCGCATCGCGGTGGTCGTCGAGCCGAGGGCGAGCTGA
- a CDS encoding type II secretion protein F, with amino-acid sequence MISPAVVLAGAAVGGGIALIVRALIPETPDLTAALARLEGSAPTARPAPASTGSSRWADSRVAVELDNRLGSARLGRDLDLVGDTGPALAIRKVGYALMGLAFPPVLATTMLVLGVTPPLVIPIAASLGLGAVLFLVPDLDLRRRATAERHAMRHAVCAYLELVALERAGDAGTVEALERAATVADAAPFARICDALTRAQLAGQPPWTGLADLALRIGVTELDDLADIMRLSGQDGAAVYATLRARAASLRTQLLAADATTANTASEHMIVPVALLGIAFMALLGYPAFARILFG; translated from the coding sequence GTGATCAGCCCTGCCGTCGTCCTGGCGGGCGCCGCAGTGGGCGGCGGGATCGCCTTGATCGTGCGGGCCCTGATCCCCGAGACGCCGGACCTCACGGCGGCGTTGGCGCGGCTGGAGGGCAGCGCCCCGACCGCCCGTCCCGCACCCGCGTCGACAGGTTCGAGCCGGTGGGCTGACTCGCGCGTTGCGGTCGAGCTGGACAACCGTCTCGGCTCGGCGCGGTTGGGTCGCGACCTCGACCTGGTCGGCGACACCGGCCCGGCGTTGGCCATCCGCAAGGTCGGCTATGCGCTGATGGGTCTGGCGTTCCCGCCTGTCCTCGCCACCACGATGCTGGTGCTCGGCGTCACACCGCCGCTGGTCATCCCCATCGCAGCCTCCCTGGGCCTCGGGGCCGTGCTGTTCCTGGTCCCGGACCTGGACCTGCGGCGCCGCGCGACCGCGGAGCGGCACGCGATGCGTCACGCGGTCTGCGCCTACCTCGAACTCGTGGCCCTCGAGCGTGCCGGCGACGCCGGCACCGTCGAAGCCCTCGAACGAGCCGCCACCGTCGCCGACGCCGCCCCGTTCGCGCGGATTTGCGACGCGCTGACCCGCGCCCAGCTCGCCGGCCAACCACCCTGGACCGGGCTGGCCGACCTCGCCTTGCGGATCGGCGTCACCGAGCTCGACGACCTCGCCGACATCATGCGCCTATCCGGCCAGGACGGCGCCGCCGTCTACGCCACCCTGCGCGCCCGCGCCGCCTCCCTGCGCACCCAGTTGCTGGCCGCCGACGCCACCACCGCGAACACGGCCAGCGAGCACATGATCGTCCCCGTCGCCCTGCTGGGCATCGCCTTCATGGCACTGCTGGGCTACCCAGCCTTCGCCCGCATCCTCTTCGGCTGA
- a CDS encoding pilus assembly protein → MTRQSTKHAGDTGSVTLELTVLAPAVLVLLGLVIVAGRVEIAHQALDHAAQTAARAASLARDPATAQTQARQAANAELAAGDLHCAGTRVTVNTTGFAVPVGRPAQVTVTLSCTVALASLAVPGIPGSRVETASATSPLDTYRART, encoded by the coding sequence ATGACCCGCCAAAGCACCAAGCACGCAGGCGACACAGGGTCGGTCACCCTCGAGCTCACCGTCCTCGCCCCCGCCGTCCTCGTCCTGCTCGGTCTGGTGATCGTCGCGGGACGTGTCGAGATCGCGCACCAGGCCCTCGACCACGCAGCGCAGACCGCGGCCCGAGCCGCCTCCCTCGCCCGCGACCCCGCCACCGCCCAAACGCAAGCCCGACAAGCCGCCAATGCCGAACTCGCGGCGGGGGACCTGCACTGTGCGGGAACGCGCGTCACCGTGAACACCACCGGCTTCGCGGTCCCGGTCGGCCGCCCGGCCCAGGTCACGGTGACCCTCAGCTGCACCGTCGCCCTCGCGTCCCTGGCCGTGCCCGGCATACCCGGCAGCCGCGTCGAGACCGCCAGCGCGACCAGCCCGCTGGACACCTACCGGGCTCGCACATGA
- a CDS encoding LysM peptidoglycan-binding domain-containing protein: MTLHHPTRQPVVNTADAPGRRRLRDTVTGLVALGALLALVIGIPFVLAIVAPVHGWPTLSWTGIANALTRPDDGHLFLAALALVAWISWAVFTLSVVVEAGAVLRGIPTPRMPLLAAPQRTAASLVAAAALLLSTPTATTTPGTRTAAAVTVLHEASVATPATPQAPQTRPTPPARHPVPSPTSGAKPTPPTPVAHRTSGPHTVTVHRGDTLWSIAESHLGSGSRFREIAQLNYGRPQPDGRTLTSSHWIYPGWTLILPAAIATSPAPQHATTQQLATTEGHATKESHGHQYVVRRGDTLWDIAEDHLGDPLRYREIFHLNQGRPQADGHALTDPDEILVGWILELPPVHRPHGAPVKASTPQSTPHPVGPHVAAVPPAAPHVPRPGLSEAAPATQPSEAPSVAATGSPGAIAPRVDSADLGASGVDFSRFALGLTALAATGAIAEVTRRRRRLQAHRRPGQRLPMPDPTLAAAEANLRTSNTPITLDTLGHALAQVSELCRIKGRPLPRIHAVLVNSRGIALVVPEDADAVPPFVLASDGRWQLDTTLMAERPEAATITPYPALVSVGTVEDGILLLNLEASGTLALDGDPTQVRDVMRTIAVELATSPLSSAIALTLPEWLGDLADVADPDRVCSTSTDAGARRANARLQSVARLLEAETAPDVLAARAQGGSVDAWQPEIFITDTDVTANPWAGVAVIRGRDAANASTTEITLHPDGTATLTPMGVAFVASRLMDSDYKQILTLLGPPDPAPEGVEDSTEGFDVTPMPVAALWSRRTEVLAALPPRPNRTADDADDLEGTLPCDANDWRGIALLGRPEISGSTPSDATRRARAIELVAYLALHPGATASEIDEAIFSGKRVTHDMRNSLVGRTRTWLGANPDGNLYLPLVAGNAGYRLAPDFRCDWTDFLELARVGLGQADGGIEALTAALKLVRARPFLGVDPATYTWAEADIQEMISTIVDVAYELAVTHVESGELTAALKAVARGLLADPANESLHQIAIAAAVRRGDTKSATRFETRLRAQLEEIDPDASPANAPV, from the coding sequence ATGACCCTCCACCACCCCACCCGCCAGCCGGTCGTCAACACCGCAGACGCGCCAGGACGGCGGAGACTGCGCGACACAGTGACCGGCCTTGTCGCGCTGGGCGCGCTCCTCGCCTTGGTGATCGGGATCCCGTTCGTGCTCGCGATCGTCGCCCCTGTCCACGGATGGCCGACCCTGAGCTGGACAGGGATCGCGAACGCACTGACCCGACCCGACGACGGTCACTTGTTCCTCGCCGCACTCGCGCTCGTCGCCTGGATCTCGTGGGCCGTGTTCACGCTGTCGGTCGTCGTTGAGGCCGGCGCCGTCCTTCGCGGCATCCCAACCCCGCGAATGCCGCTCCTCGCCGCGCCGCAACGCACCGCTGCCAGCCTCGTCGCCGCCGCCGCGCTCCTGCTCTCCACACCCACCGCCACGACCACCCCCGGCACACGCACCGCGGCCGCGGTGACAGTGCTGCACGAGGCATCCGTCGCCACTCCCGCCACACCGCAAGCACCGCAGACGCGACCGACGCCACCAGCCAGGCACCCGGTACCGAGCCCGACCAGCGGAGCGAAGCCGACACCGCCCACGCCCGTCGCGCACCGCACCTCAGGCCCGCACACGGTCACCGTCCACCGCGGCGACACCCTCTGGTCCATCGCCGAATCCCACCTCGGCTCAGGTAGCCGATTCCGCGAGATCGCCCAGCTCAACTACGGACGCCCCCAGCCAGACGGCCGCACCCTCACCAGCTCCCACTGGATCTACCCCGGCTGGACGCTCATCCTGCCCGCCGCCATTGCGACATCACCGGCGCCGCAGCACGCGACCACCCAGCAGCTCGCAACGACCGAGGGGCATGCGACGAAGGAGAGCCACGGCCATCAGTACGTCGTACGCAGGGGCGACACGCTCTGGGACATCGCCGAGGACCATCTTGGCGATCCGCTGCGCTACCGCGAGATCTTCCACCTCAACCAGGGCCGGCCCCAGGCGGACGGCCACGCCCTTACCGATCCCGACGAGATCCTCGTCGGGTGGATCCTCGAACTCCCACCCGTTCACCGCCCGCACGGCGCTCCGGTCAAGGCATCCACTCCGCAATCCACACCGCATCCCGTCGGTCCGCACGTGGCAGCGGTCCCACCCGCCGCTCCGCACGTGCCTCGACCCGGGCTATCCGAGGCCGCACCGGCGACCCAGCCATCGGAGGCCCCCTCGGTCGCGGCGACGGGAAGCCCGGGCGCAATCGCTCCTCGCGTGGATTCCGCAGACCTGGGCGCCAGCGGTGTTGACTTCAGCCGCTTCGCCCTCGGGCTGACAGCGCTCGCAGCGACCGGCGCCATCGCCGAGGTCACGCGTCGTCGACGTCGACTCCAAGCTCATCGCCGACCAGGGCAACGCCTCCCGATGCCCGACCCGACGCTCGCGGCAGCCGAGGCGAACCTGCGCACGAGCAACACGCCGATCACGCTCGATACCCTCGGGCACGCATTGGCACAGGTCAGTGAGCTGTGCCGAATCAAGGGGCGCCCGCTGCCCCGCATCCATGCGGTGCTCGTCAACTCGCGGGGCATCGCCCTCGTCGTCCCCGAGGACGCAGACGCCGTTCCCCCGTTCGTCCTCGCCAGCGACGGACGCTGGCAGCTCGACACGACGCTCATGGCTGAGCGACCCGAAGCCGCGACGATCACGCCGTACCCGGCTCTGGTCTCGGTCGGGACAGTCGAGGACGGCATCCTCCTGCTCAACCTCGAAGCTTCCGGCACGCTCGCGTTGGACGGCGACCCGACTCAGGTGCGCGATGTCATGCGCACCATTGCCGTCGAGCTCGCCACCAGCCCGCTGTCCAGTGCCATCGCGCTCACTCTGCCGGAGTGGCTCGGCGACCTCGCCGACGTCGCAGACCCCGACCGCGTCTGCTCCACCAGCACCGACGCCGGCGCCCGACGAGCCAACGCGAGACTCCAGTCGGTGGCGCGGCTACTCGAAGCCGAGACGGCACCCGACGTACTGGCCGCCCGCGCACAGGGCGGCTCGGTGGACGCCTGGCAGCCCGAAATCTTCATCACCGACACCGACGTCACAGCCAACCCATGGGCAGGCGTCGCGGTCATTCGTGGACGCGACGCTGCGAATGCATCAACGACGGAGATCACGCTCCACCCTGACGGCACCGCGACTCTCACCCCAATGGGCGTCGCCTTCGTTGCTTCGCGTCTCATGGACAGCGACTACAAGCAGATCCTGACGCTCCTCGGGCCCCCCGACCCCGCGCCCGAGGGAGTCGAAGACTCAACCGAGGGCTTCGATGTCACTCCGATGCCGGTCGCGGCACTGTGGAGTCGACGAACCGAGGTACTCGCAGCGTTGCCGCCACGTCCCAACCGAACTGCGGACGACGCGGACGACCTCGAGGGCACCCTCCCTTGCGACGCGAATGACTGGCGCGGTATCGCCCTTCTTGGACGTCCGGAGATTTCCGGCAGCACGCCCAGCGATGCCACCCGCCGCGCGCGGGCAATCGAGTTGGTCGCCTACCTCGCACTCCACCCCGGAGCCACTGCGAGCGAGATCGACGAGGCAATCTTCTCCGGCAAGCGCGTCACCCACGACATGCGCAACTCACTCGTCGGACGCACCCGCACGTGGCTGGGCGCCAACCCCGACGGCAACCTCTACCTGCCCCTGGTCGCCGGAAACGCGGGCTACCGACTCGCACCCGACTTCCGATGCGACTGGACCGACTTCCTCGAGCTTGCGCGTGTGGGGCTGGGACAGGCCGATGGCGGGATCGAGGCGCTGACCGCTGCCCTCAAACTCGTCCGGGCACGGCCGTTCCTCGGGGTCGACCCTGCCACGTACACGTGGGCGGAGGCCGACATCCAGGAGATGATCAGCACCATCGTCGACGTCGCCTACGAGCTCGCCGTCACCCATGTTGAGTCCGGTGAACTGACTGCGGCTCTTAAGGCGGTGGCCCGAGGCCTTCTGGCAGACCCAGCCAACGAATCGCTTCACCAGATCGCTATCGCCGCTGCAGTACGCCGCGGAGACACGAAGTCCGCTACTCGCTTTGAAACCCGATTGCGCGCCCAACTCGAGGAAATCGATCCGGATGCCAGCCCCGCGAATGCACCTGTCTGA
- a CDS encoding TIGR04255 family protein, with product MVDVLVTGTDEFDKPLGALVGVSRLRLERTHMEAAVAEVRFVPGREELSEADAIHVWNGLGKASLPVFERHTMNTVNLTVTPSGADHSTQVQHGWVLATNDRRTAVTLLPSMVVVQTSAYDHYSTSLGNPLTEALRLFVEATGAAVVQRIGLRYINRLQDAEAVAPVFWQDHVRPAFAGPLVGETAALVEALHQQVQLQLDATAGARVQSGVFREQGVESRYSFLVDLDVYREQALDFDETLIANMTRQLNRTALALFAQVLSEKYWAELGPVPVEGVAR from the coding sequence ATGGTCGATGTGTTGGTGACCGGAACGGACGAGTTCGACAAGCCTTTGGGTGCCCTGGTAGGGGTCTCCCGGTTGCGGCTGGAACGCACCCACATGGAAGCTGCTGTTGCGGAGGTCCGGTTCGTGCCCGGACGGGAGGAGCTGTCCGAGGCGGACGCAATCCACGTGTGGAACGGCCTGGGGAAAGCGTCCCTGCCGGTCTTTGAACGGCACACGATGAACACGGTGAATCTGACGGTCACACCCAGTGGTGCGGACCATTCCACTCAGGTTCAACATGGGTGGGTCTTGGCGACCAACGACCGGCGCACCGCTGTCACGTTGCTCCCGTCAATGGTTGTCGTCCAGACGTCCGCGTATGACCACTACTCGACGAGTCTCGGCAACCCGCTCACGGAGGCGCTGCGGCTGTTCGTCGAGGCGACCGGTGCTGCTGTCGTCCAACGCATCGGGCTGCGTTACATCAACCGGCTTCAAGACGCCGAGGCTGTGGCACCGGTGTTCTGGCAGGACCATGTTCGGCCGGCGTTCGCTGGCCCTCTCGTCGGCGAAACCGCCGCGCTGGTCGAGGCGCTCCATCAGCAGGTTCAGCTCCAGCTCGATGCGACCGCTGGTGCCCGTGTCCAAAGCGGGGTCTTCCGGGAGCAGGGCGTGGAGAGCCGGTACAGCTTTCTGGTGGATCTTGATGTGTACCGGGAGCAGGCATTGGACTTCGATGAGACGTTGATCGCGAACATGACTAGGCAGTTGAACCGGACAGCGCTCGCGTTGTTCGCACAGGTGCTCTCGGAGAAGTACTGGGCTGAACTCGGCCCTGTCCCGGTTGAGGGGGTGGCGAGGTGA
- a CDS encoding CpaF family protein, with product MTIAAAPTAPAVDHDLVRRLRREVAEQLAAHLQAEPVADAQARRELTRSLLADTLTTHARGRLQAGEPAWDVETEYALAEAVMAALFGLGRLQPLVDDPLVENIEVNGYDRVWVSYADGREEPGPPVADSDEELLEHLQLLAARVGGSERTFTTANPRLHLRLDDGSRLAAMAWTTPRPQVVVRRHRVRDVDLDDLVDLGTLDTALVAFLRAALRAGKNIVVTGLQNAGKTTLIRALANEFEPSERFATIEREYELHLHELEHRHPRVVAMEAREGSSERDASGRRAGEVTLTDLVVDSLRMNLRRIIVGEVRGSEAVPMLEAMSTGDGSLCTIHARTAHHALDRIVTLCLSADIGMTDTFAYRLVAGSVDLLVHVTLLDDTARGGSRHRFVSEVLEVNGMGEFGRPAVTTVFGPGLDGRAVPMHPPACLPQLMHVGFDAGFLEHRAGTWTRTLDLREPRP from the coding sequence CTGACCATCGCAGCCGCCCCAACGGCGCCAGCAGTGGACCACGACCTCGTCCGGCGGCTACGACGCGAGGTCGCCGAACAGCTCGCTGCCCACCTGCAGGCCGAACCCGTCGCCGACGCCCAGGCACGACGTGAACTCACCCGGTCCCTGCTCGCCGACACTCTCACCACTCACGCTCGGGGCCGGCTTCAGGCAGGCGAGCCAGCATGGGACGTCGAGACCGAGTACGCGCTCGCCGAGGCAGTGATGGCAGCCCTGTTCGGCCTAGGCCGGTTGCAGCCGCTGGTCGACGACCCGCTGGTCGAGAACATCGAGGTCAACGGCTACGACCGGGTCTGGGTCTCGTATGCCGACGGCCGCGAGGAGCCGGGGCCGCCGGTCGCGGACTCCGACGAGGAGCTCCTCGAGCACCTCCAGCTCCTCGCGGCTCGGGTCGGAGGTTCGGAGCGCACGTTCACCACCGCGAACCCGCGGCTGCACCTGCGACTGGACGACGGCTCCCGGCTCGCGGCGATGGCGTGGACCACGCCGCGACCGCAGGTCGTGGTGCGTCGGCATCGGGTCCGCGACGTCGACCTCGACGACCTCGTCGACCTCGGCACGCTGGATACCGCACTGGTTGCGTTCCTGCGCGCTGCGCTACGGGCGGGCAAGAACATCGTCGTCACCGGGCTGCAGAACGCGGGCAAGACCACCCTGATCCGCGCGCTCGCGAACGAGTTCGAACCCAGCGAACGGTTCGCGACCATCGAGCGCGAGTACGAGCTGCATCTCCACGAGCTCGAGCACCGGCACCCGCGGGTGGTGGCGATGGAGGCCCGCGAGGGCTCCAGCGAACGCGACGCCTCCGGTCGCCGTGCCGGCGAGGTCACGCTGACCGACCTGGTTGTGGACTCGCTGCGGATGAACCTGCGCCGGATCATCGTCGGCGAGGTCCGCGGCAGCGAGGCCGTCCCGATGCTGGAGGCGATGTCGACCGGCGACGGGTCGCTTTGCACGATCCACGCCCGCACCGCGCATCACGCCCTGGACCGCATCGTCACCCTGTGCCTGTCCGCCGACATCGGCATGACCGACACCTTCGCCTACCGACTGGTCGCCGGCTCCGTCGACCTCCTGGTCCACGTGACTCTGCTCGACGACACCGCCCGCGGCGGATCTCGGCACCGGTTCGTGTCCGAGGTCCTCGAGGTCAACGGGATGGGCGAGTTCGGCCGCCCAGCCGTCACGACCGTGTTCGGTCCGGGTCTGGACGGTCGCGCCGTGCCGATGCACCCACCGGCCTGCCTGCCCCAGCTGATGCACGTCGGGTTCGACGCCGGATTCCTGGAGCACCGCGCCGGCACCTGGACACGCACCCTCGACCTGCGCGAGCCGCGGCCATGA